One region of Bosea sp. 29B genomic DNA includes:
- a CDS encoding glutamate--cysteine ligase, which yields MARDVSDSTPISSKAELVGWIAQGEKPASEFRLGTEHEKFPFYRDDLSPVPYEGAAVGRSGGIRQLLEGMQARLGWEPILDAGHIIGLAGPEGGGAISLEPGGQFELSGAPLANVHETASELDQHLADVKAVAEPHGIGFLPLGHSPLWTREQTPMMPKRRYQIMKNYMPKVGTRGLDMMFRTCTVQVNLDFASEADMVRKLRVSLALQPLAAALFSASPFSEGKLNGFQSMRSEIWRDTDNARSGMLPFAFDEGMSYEAYVDWALDVPLYFVKRGDTYHDVAGASFRDLLAGKLPQLPGERATMSDWVNHLGTLFPEVRLKRYIEMRGADAGPVEMLNALPAFWVGLLYDDAALAAAWDLVKGWSAEERQQLRDTVPKAGLNTKIANRSLRELAREVVELSRAGLARRARLDDKGRDEAIYLEPVIAIAQSGRTLAERLAVREQGAWGGKVEPVFPELAL from the coding sequence CCGAACTCGTCGGCTGGATCGCGCAGGGTGAAAAACCGGCTTCCGAATTCAGGCTCGGCACCGAGCACGAGAAGTTCCCGTTCTATCGCGACGATCTCAGCCCGGTTCCCTATGAGGGCGCTGCTGTCGGCCGCAGCGGCGGCATCCGGCAATTGCTGGAGGGCATGCAGGCACGCCTCGGCTGGGAGCCGATCCTCGATGCCGGCCACATCATCGGCCTGGCCGGTCCCGAGGGCGGCGGCGCGATCTCGCTGGAGCCTGGCGGCCAGTTCGAGCTCTCCGGCGCGCCGCTTGCAAATGTGCATGAGACCGCCAGCGAGCTCGACCAGCACCTCGCCGATGTGAAGGCGGTCGCCGAGCCGCACGGCATCGGTTTCCTGCCGCTTGGCCACTCGCCGCTCTGGACCCGCGAGCAGACGCCGATGATGCCGAAGCGGCGCTACCAGATCATGAAGAACTACATGCCGAAGGTCGGTACGCGCGGCCTCGACATGATGTTCCGCACCTGTACCGTCCAGGTGAATCTCGACTTCGCCAGCGAGGCCGACATGGTGCGCAAGCTGCGGGTCTCGCTCGCTTTGCAGCCGCTGGCCGCGGCGCTCTTTTCCGCCTCGCCCTTCAGCGAGGGCAAGCTCAACGGCTTCCAGTCGATGCGCTCCGAGATCTGGCGCGACACCGACAATGCCCGCTCCGGCATGCTGCCCTTCGCCTTCGACGAGGGCATGTCCTACGAAGCCTATGTCGACTGGGCGCTCGACGTCCCCCTGTACTTCGTCAAGCGCGGCGACACCTATCACGACGTTGCCGGCGCCTCCTTCCGTGACCTGCTCGCCGGCAAGCTCCCGCAATTGCCGGGTGAGCGCGCCACCATGTCGGACTGGGTCAATCACCTCGGCACCCTGTTCCCGGAGGTGCGGCTGAAGCGCTATATCGAGATGCGCGGCGCCGATGCCGGCCCGGTCGAGATGCTGAACGCGCTGCCGGCCTTCTGGGTCGGCCTGCTCTATGACGACGCTGCGCTCGCGGCCGCCTGGGACTTGGTCAAGGGCTGGAGCGCCGAAGAACGTCAGCAACTGCGCGACACCGTGCCGAAGGCCGGGCTCAACACCAAGATCGCGAACCGTTCGCTGCGTGAGCTCGCCCGCGAGGTGGTCGAGCTGTCGCGTGCAGGTCTCGCTCGCCGGGCTCGACTCGACGACAAAGGCCGCGACGAGGCGATCTATCTCGAGCCGGTCATCGCCATCGCCCAGAGCGGGCGCACGCTCGCCGAGCGTCTGGCAGTGCGTGAGCAGGGGGCCTGGGGCGGCAAGGTCGAGCCGGTCTTCCCGGAGCTCGCGCTGTAG
- a CDS encoding Flp family type IVb pilin: MERFSALALEFLRDRRGATALEYGFIAFFVSIAAIATIRQIGPLLNAKYASILPGLQ, encoded by the coding sequence ATGGAACGCTTTTCCGCCCTGGCCCTTGAATTCCTGCGCGACCGCCGCGGCGCGACTGCGCTCGAATATGGCTTCATCGCGTTCTTCGTCTCGATCGCGGCGATCGCGACGATCCGGCAGATCGGCCCGCTGCTGAACGCGAAATACGCCAGCATTCTGCCTGGCCTCCAGTAG
- a CDS encoding LysR substrate-binding domain-containing protein — MAHVLDADQLKTFVAIADTGSFTRAAEIVFKTQSAVSMQMKRLEERVGRPLFGRDGRHAKLTEDGERLLDYARRIVRLNLECVASFTEADLKGRIRLGVPDDYADRYLPEILARFARSNPRTEVTVVCEPTPMLAERIGGGDIDLAIITHVEGRGQGEIIRIEPLLWVTSARHCVHEEDPLPLALGRPTCNWRQAAVEALESKGRRFRVLYASWNSTAVGAAVVAGLAVSVLPESAVRPGMRILGPAEGFSTLPSCKIGLLRTRHDPSILSNALAEHIIQSLDNLQSFKVAAE; from the coding sequence ATGGCCCATGTGCTCGACGCCGATCAGCTCAAGACCTTCGTCGCCATCGCCGACACCGGTTCCTTCACCCGCGCCGCCGAGATCGTCTTCAAGACGCAATCGGCCGTTTCGATGCAGATGAAGCGGCTGGAGGAGCGGGTGGGCCGCCCGCTCTTCGGCCGCGATGGACGCCATGCCAAGCTGACCGAGGATGGCGAGCGCCTGCTCGACTATGCCCGCCGCATCGTCCGACTCAACCTCGAATGCGTCGCGAGCTTCACCGAGGCAGATCTGAAGGGCCGCATCCGGCTCGGCGTGCCCGACGACTATGCCGACCGCTATCTGCCGGAGATCCTGGCGCGCTTCGCCCGCTCCAATCCGCGCACCGAGGTCACGGTGGTCTGCGAGCCGACGCCGATGCTGGCGGAGCGGATCGGCGGCGGCGACATCGACCTTGCGATCATCACCCATGTCGAAGGCCGCGGCCAGGGCGAGATCATCCGGATCGAGCCGCTGCTCTGGGTGACCTCGGCCCGCCATTGCGTGCACGAGGAAGACCCGCTGCCGCTGGCGCTGGGCCGCCCGACCTGCAACTGGCGTCAGGCGGCGGTCGAGGCGCTGGAGAGCAAGGGAAGGCGCTTCCGCGTGCTTTATGCCAGCTGGAACTCGACAGCGGTTGGCGCCGCGGTGGTAGCGGGCCTGGCCGTCTCGGTGCTGCCGGAGAGCGCGGTCCGGCCGGGCATGCGCATCCTGGGCCCGGCAGAGGGCTTCTCCACCCTGCCCTCCTGCAAGATCGGCCTGCTGCGCACGCGGCACGACCCCTCGATCCTGTCCAACGCGCTCGCCGAGCACATCATCCAGAGCCTCGACAACCTGCAGAGCTTCAAGGTGGCGGCGGAGTAG
- a CDS encoding DUF1127 domain-containing protein yields MLVMTFVTKTLSAVSGGAARAAAHSVTGTKNLVRAFLHRREVMRLSELDERGLKDIGLVRSDIDGALAVSWLSDPSSVLQDRSNQQQAAAVSRREAGVRRPVVIKAATRPSAKDIKIACNA; encoded by the coding sequence ATGCTGGTCATGACCTTCGTCACGAAGACCTTGTCTGCCGTTTCCGGCGGCGCGGCGCGTGCTGCCGCTCATTCGGTCACGGGCACGAAAAACCTGGTGCGCGCTTTCCTGCACCGCCGCGAGGTGATGCGCCTCAGCGAGCTCGACGAGCGTGGGCTCAAGGACATCGGCCTCGTTCGCTCCGATATCGACGGCGCGCTCGCGGTCTCCTGGCTCAGCGATCCGTCGAGCGTGCTGCAGGATCGCTCGAACCAGCAGCAGGCGGCTGCCGTGAGCCGGCGAGAGGCCGGGGTTCGACGGCCCGTGGTGATCAAGGCCGCGACGCGGCCGAGTGCGAAGGACATCAAGATCGCGTGCAACGCCTGA
- a CDS encoding methyl-accepting chemotaxis protein, producing the protein MRRFRFRLHDLRIRTKIAIPMLVMGAIGIGSAVYGALEFGRIEKTYADLVSQRASAILDSARATASMGEIVGNLYQAIAYPEFMKQNATSIEEVKTAYAASLQALVEAKISFPQRAESFDELSRRLQATKSDIDQIVAQAARDEDLPALSIMSQLDKTISGIVEAAAKLNDEIKKDTDATSEALAVDARRVTLVAIGLSIAGTLLGLIGGALLTAGAITRPLERLKLRMGQIADGDYAVEVEGQNRKDEVGEMARAVQVFKENGLAVQRLESETEASRTTTERQRLAAEAERSDAAALQQRLAAEQAVVVKALAEGLTRLSQGDLGARVEEEVAADYVALQQDFNSAVGHLAQTIATIQATSVDVGNAAREINSGADDLSKRTEEQASSLEQTAATTEQLAASVKASAQASRQAVQLANEATDVAANGGIVAGQAVDAMARIEQTSRKISDITSVIDEIAFQTNLLALNAAVEAARAGDAGKGFAVVASEVRTLAQRSADAAKDIKGLIGESGVEVEQGVGLVRAAGEALSRIVEASRKVAATVSDISAAAAEQANGIDEMSQTVAHMDEMTQQNAALAEESAASATSLSGQIGRLNELVASFRTGGGPALANTQAAEDAYEWDERRRA; encoded by the coding sequence ATGCGACGCTTTCGCTTCCGCCTGCATGACCTGAGGATCCGAACCAAGATCGCCATTCCGATGCTCGTCATGGGCGCAATCGGCATCGGCTCGGCCGTCTATGGCGCGCTCGAATTCGGCAGGATCGAGAAGACCTACGCCGATCTCGTCTCGCAACGTGCCAGCGCCATTCTCGATTCGGCCCGCGCCACCGCCTCGATGGGCGAGATCGTCGGCAATCTCTACCAGGCGATCGCCTATCCCGAATTCATGAAGCAGAACGCGACCAGCATCGAGGAGGTCAAGACCGCCTACGCGGCTTCGCTGCAGGCGCTGGTCGAGGCCAAGATCAGCTTCCCGCAGCGGGCCGAGAGCTTCGACGAGCTGAGCCGCCGCCTGCAGGCGACCAAGTCCGACATCGATCAGATCGTCGCCCAGGCTGCGCGCGACGAGGATCTGCCGGCGCTCTCGATCATGTCGCAGCTCGACAAGACGATCAGCGGGATCGTCGAGGCCGCGGCCAAGCTCAATGACGAGATCAAGAAGGATACCGATGCGACGTCGGAAGCGTTGGCCGTCGATGCTCGGCGCGTCACGCTGGTTGCGATCGGGCTCAGCATCGCCGGTACCTTGCTCGGACTGATCGGCGGCGCCCTTCTGACCGCCGGTGCGATCACGCGTCCGCTGGAGCGGCTCAAGCTTCGTATGGGCCAGATCGCCGATGGCGACTACGCCGTCGAGGTCGAGGGCCAGAACCGCAAGGACGAGGTCGGCGAGATGGCGCGCGCCGTCCAGGTGTTCAAGGAGAACGGTCTTGCGGTCCAGCGTCTCGAAAGCGAGACCGAGGCCAGTCGCACCACGACCGAGCGTCAGCGTCTCGCCGCTGAAGCCGAGCGCAGTGACGCAGCTGCCCTGCAGCAGCGTCTCGCAGCGGAGCAGGCGGTCGTGGTCAAGGCCCTCGCCGAAGGGCTGACCCGGTTGTCACAGGGCGATCTCGGCGCCCGTGTCGAGGAGGAGGTCGCGGCTGATTATGTCGCGCTGCAGCAGGACTTCAATAGTGCCGTCGGCCATCTCGCGCAGACGATCGCGACGATCCAGGCGACCTCGGTCGATGTCGGCAATGCGGCGCGCGAGATCAATTCGGGCGCCGACGATCTCTCGAAGCGCACCGAGGAGCAGGCCTCCTCGCTCGAGCAGACCGCTGCCACCACCGAGCAGCTCGCCGCTTCGGTCAAGGCCTCGGCGCAGGCTTCGCGGCAGGCCGTTCAGCTCGCCAATGAAGCGACGGACGTCGCCGCGAATGGCGGGATCGTCGCCGGCCAGGCGGTCGATGCCATGGCGCGGATCGAGCAGACCTCGCGCAAGATCTCCGACATCACCTCGGTGATCGACGAGATCGCCTTCCAGACCAATCTGCTCGCGCTCAACGCCGCGGTCGAGGCGGCCCGCGCCGGCGACGCTGGCAAGGGCTTCGCCGTCGTCGCCTCGGAGGTGCGCACGCTGGCGCAGCGTTCAGCCGACGCCGCCAAGGACATCAAGGGCCTGATCGGTGAATCGGGCGTCGAGGTCGAGCAGGGCGTCGGGCTCGTCCGGGCTGCCGGCGAAGCGCTCAGCCGGATCGTCGAGGCCTCCAGGAAAGTCGCGGCCACAGTCTCCGACATCTCTGCCGCGGCGGCCGAACAGGCCAACGGCATCGACGAGATGAGCCAGACGGTCGCGCATATGGACGAGATGACCCAGCAGAATGCCGCGCTCGCCGAAGAAAGCGCGGCCTCCGCGACCTCGCTCAGCGGTCAGATCGGACGGCTCAACGAGCTTGTTGCGAGCTTCCGCACTGGCGGCGGCCCCGCTCTGGCCAATACGCAGGCCGCTGAAGATGCTTACGAGTGGGACGAGCGCCGGCGCGCCTGA
- a CDS encoding DUF937 domain-containing protein, with protein MMNLFEMMQSAQNGQAMQNLARQYGLSMQQTQAALDALLPAFSMGLQRQTQNPYAFGNLAQMMTATPFGQMYDSDGDGIPDRAMPMGQDVMSQLFGSKEVANAVAAQAAATSGVGQAILKQMLPVIASILMGGLFKSVNNQGLGGILGQFAEMMRGQMPGMQPPAPQPNAANPWGQILGGLFGGQNPQAGQAQGGGPFGGGMPGMPADMGNIFGQILGGMFGGGAQGQQAPQSSPQPAPEPEPEQAPQSAGEASPGSIGLDALNQMFEHGRQVQASQQDALRSIFETMLGGGQRKA; from the coding sequence ATGATGAACCTGTTCGAGATGATGCAGTCGGCCCAGAACGGCCAGGCCATGCAGAACCTGGCGCGGCAATACGGGCTCTCGATGCAGCAGACGCAGGCGGCGCTCGACGCGCTGCTGCCCGCCTTCTCGATGGGGCTGCAGCGCCAGACCCAGAACCCCTACGCCTTCGGCAACCTCGCCCAGATGATGACCGCGACGCCCTTCGGCCAGATGTATGACAGCGACGGCGACGGCATTCCCGACCGGGCGATGCCGATGGGCCAGGACGTGATGAGCCAGCTCTTCGGCTCGAAGGAGGTCGCCAATGCCGTCGCGGCGCAGGCGGCGGCGACCAGCGGCGTCGGCCAGGCGATCCTGAAGCAGATGCTGCCGGTGATCGCCTCGATCCTGATGGGCGGGTTGTTCAAATCGGTGAACAATCAGGGGCTTGGCGGCATTCTCGGCCAATTCGCCGAAATGATGCGCGGCCAGATGCCGGGCATGCAGCCCCCCGCCCCGCAGCCGAATGCAGCTAATCCCTGGGGACAGATCCTCGGCGGGCTTTTCGGCGGGCAGAACCCTCAAGCGGGGCAGGCGCAGGGCGGCGGTCCCTTCGGCGGCGGGATGCCCGGCATGCCGGCCGACATGGGCAACATCTTCGGCCAGATCCTCGGCGGCATGTTCGGTGGCGGCGCGCAGGGGCAGCAGGCCCCGCAGAGCAGCCCCCAGCCGGCGCCCGAACCCGAGCCGGAACAGGCTCCCCAGTCAGCGGGCGAGGCTAGCCCCGGCTCGATCGGCCTCGATGCGCTCAACCAGATGTTCGAGCATGGCCGGCAGGTCCAGGCGAGTCAGCAGGACGCGCTGCGCTCGATCTTCGAGACCATGCTCGGCGGCGGCCAGCGCAAGGCCTGA
- a CDS encoding MATE family efflux transporter, producing the protein MNAPQKPQQAVFVSGSTLRHVAVMTTTASVGLVAIFVVDFLSLLYVSRLGRPEATAGVGYATIVLYLMVSINVGLMIAVAALTARALGAGDREGARRMAGSTLTAMTICGLAVSLLMLPLLPWLLPKLGAHGESLAVATSFLWITLPSNALMALGMGLSGILRAVGDAKRAMYVTLAGGIVTAGLDPMLIFGLGLGPDGAAWATVFSRIVFLVIGFQSVIGVHKMIARPSLAALRRDVGPTFAIAAPAILTNLANPIANACFFGIIARFGDQAIAASAIIDRLVPVAFGVLFALSGAVGPILAQNWGAQRYDRMRRALTDAFGFAAAYVAVVAVLLALLRHQIAALFGTGGETAELVAFFCLIAGPMWLFVGALFVANAAFNNLGMPFYSTLFSWGRATLGTVPLAWLGAQYAGPKGALAGAALGAVLFGIIALVAAYRGIARLEGAAQAAARSSLA; encoded by the coding sequence GTGAACGCACCGCAAAAGCCGCAACAGGCTGTCTTCGTTTCGGGCTCGACGCTGCGCCATGTCGCGGTGATGACCACGACCGCCTCGGTCGGCCTGGTCGCGATCTTCGTCGTAGACTTCCTGTCGCTGCTCTATGTCTCGCGCCTCGGCCGGCCCGAAGCGACGGCGGGCGTCGGCTACGCCACGATCGTGCTCTACCTGATGGTCTCCATCAATGTCGGGCTGATGATCGCGGTTGCCGCGCTGACGGCACGGGCACTCGGCGCCGGCGACCGCGAGGGCGCGCGCCGGATGGCCGGCTCGACGCTGACAGCCATGACCATCTGCGGCCTAGCCGTCAGCCTGCTGATGCTGCCACTGTTGCCCTGGCTGCTGCCCAAGCTCGGCGCCCACGGCGAATCGCTGGCCGTCGCCACCTCGTTCCTGTGGATCACCCTGCCCTCGAATGCGCTGATGGCGCTCGGCATGGGGCTGTCCGGCATCCTGCGCGCGGTCGGCGACGCCAAGCGGGCGATGTATGTCACCCTGGCCGGCGGCATCGTCACCGCGGGGCTCGACCCGATGCTGATCTTCGGCCTTGGCCTCGGTCCCGACGGCGCCGCCTGGGCTACCGTGTTCTCGCGCATCGTCTTCCTGGTCATCGGCTTCCAGAGCGTGATCGGCGTCCACAAGATGATCGCGCGCCCGAGCTTGGCGGCGCTGCGCCGCGATGTCGGGCCAACCTTCGCGATCGCGGCGCCGGCGATCCTGACCAATCTCGCCAACCCGATCGCCAATGCCTGCTTCTTCGGCATCATCGCCCGTTTCGGCGACCAGGCGATCGCGGCGAGCGCGATCATCGACCGGCTGGTGCCGGTCGCCTTCGGCGTGCTGTTCGCGCTGTCGGGCGCGGTCGGGCCGATCCTGGCCCAGAACTGGGGCGCACAGCGCTATGACCGGATGCGCCGGGCGCTGACCGATGCGTTCGGCTTTGCTGCGGCCTATGTCGCGGTGGTGGCGGTGTTGCTGGCACTGCTGCGCCACCAGATCGCCGCGCTGTTCGGCACCGGCGGCGAGACGGCCGAGCTCGTCGCCTTCTTCTGCCTGATCGCCGGGCCGATGTGGCTCTTCGTCGGCGCGCTCTTCGTCGCCAATGCCGCCTTCAACAATCTCGGCATGCCGTTCTACTCGACGCTGTTCAGCTGGGGCCGGGCCACGCTCGGCACGGTGCCGCTCGCCTGGCTGGGCGCGCAGTATGCAGGTCCCAAGGGCGCGCTCGCCGGCGCGGCTCTGGGCGCGGTGCTGTTCGGCATCATCGCGCTCGTTGCCGCCTATCGTGGCATCGCCCGGCTCGAAGGCGCAGCGCAAGCCGCGGCAAGGTCGTCGCTTGCCTGA
- a CDS encoding monovalent cation:proton antiporter-2 (CPA2) family protein — translation MADAASHASYLPPILTFCAGAVVAVPLFRRFGLSAVLGYLAAGIAIGPSALAVIKDPDAIRGTAEIGVVLLLFLVGLELQPARLYSMRKDILGAGFAQMLLSAAVIGAVAWKLGLSPAGALAVGLALALSATSIALQLLEERGDGAEPYGRRSFSILLFQDISIAPMLALLPLLATTEAAHGGGSTKALTGLGLALLAIAVVVLAGRYALNPFFRLLAKTGAKEVMTAAALLVVLGAALLMEQVGLSMAMGAFLAGVLLADSHFRHELEADIEPFRGVLLGLFFMAVGMSIDLKLVAENALLLALAAPLLVLFKIAAAAAILRASCSSTTEAIRAGALLSPAGEFAFVLLPLAASLGLLDEKQGALATAIAALSMLIGPVAAKLIDIWLAAHAPPAEEIEETFDGVAPSVLVIGFGRFGQVVTQALLLQHLDVTIIDSDIERIRSANKFGFKIYYGDGTRLDVLRAAGAGKAKVICVCIDDRQAALRIVEMAKVEFPAARIHARAYDRVHAMDLMRADVDYQMRETFESALGFGRVTLEALGLSYEEAGFVIEHVRDRDAQRMEIQFSEGIAAGIDKVPRVTPEPIVAPKSKSKPLTKETQDVIEDGGAEVAVGGVGEPAE, via the coding sequence ATGGCCGATGCCGCCTCGCATGCCAGCTATCTGCCGCCGATCCTGACCTTCTGCGCAGGGGCGGTGGTAGCGGTGCCGCTGTTCCGCCGCTTCGGCCTGTCGGCGGTGCTGGGCTATCTGGCAGCCGGCATCGCCATCGGCCCCTCGGCGCTCGCCGTGATCAAGGACCCCGATGCGATCCGCGGCACCGCCGAGATCGGCGTCGTGCTGCTGCTCTTCCTGGTCGGGCTCGAATTGCAGCCGGCGCGGCTCTATTCGATGCGCAAGGACATTCTCGGTGCCGGCTTCGCGCAGATGCTGCTGAGCGCCGCGGTGATCGGCGCCGTCGCCTGGAAGCTCGGGCTCAGTCCTGCCGGTGCGCTGGCCGTCGGGCTGGCGCTTGCTCTCTCCGCCACCTCGATCGCGCTGCAACTGCTCGAAGAGCGCGGCGACGGCGCCGAACCCTATGGCCGGCGCTCCTTCTCCATCCTGCTGTTCCAGGACATCTCGATCGCGCCGATGCTGGCGCTGCTGCCGCTGCTGGCGACGACCGAGGCCGCCCATGGCGGCGGCTCGACCAAGGCGCTGACGGGCCTCGGCCTTGCCTTGCTCGCCATCGCAGTCGTCGTGCTCGCCGGCCGCTATGCGCTGAACCCGTTCTTCCGGCTGCTCGCCAAGACCGGCGCCAAGGAGGTGATGACCGCGGCCGCGTTGCTCGTCGTGCTCGGCGCTGCGCTGCTGATGGAGCAGGTCGGGCTCTCGATGGCGATGGGCGCCTTCCTCGCCGGCGTGCTGCTGGCGGATTCGCATTTCCGGCACGAGCTCGAGGCCGATATCGAGCCGTTCCGCGGCGTGCTGCTCGGCCTGTTCTTCATGGCGGTCGGCATGTCGATCGACCTGAAGCTGGTCGCCGAGAACGCCTTGCTGCTGGCGCTGGCGGCCCCGCTGCTGGTGCTGTTCAAGATCGCGGCGGCGGCGGCGATCCTGCGGGCGTCCTGCTCCTCGACCACCGAGGCGATCCGCGCCGGCGCCCTGCTCTCCCCTGCCGGCGAGTTCGCCTTCGTGCTGCTGCCGCTCGCCGCCTCGCTCGGCCTGCTCGACGAGAAGCAGGGCGCGCTGGCGACAGCGATCGCCGCGCTCAGCATGCTCATCGGACCGGTCGCCGCCAAGCTGATCGACATCTGGCTCGCCGCCCACGCGCCGCCGGCCGAGGAGATCGAGGAGACCTTCGACGGGGTGGCGCCCTCGGTGCTGGTGATCGGCTTCGGCCGCTTCGGCCAGGTGGTGACGCAGGCGCTGCTGCTGCAGCATCTCGACGTCACCATCATCGATTCCGATATCGAGCGGATCCGCTCGGCCAACAAGTTCGGCTTCAAGATCTATTATGGCGACGGCACCAGGCTCGACGTCCTGCGCGCCGCCGGCGCCGGCAAGGCCAAGGTGATCTGCGTCTGCATCGACGATCGGCAGGCGGCGCTGCGCATCGTCGAGATGGCCAAGGTCGAATTCCCGGCCGCGCGCATCCATGCCCGCGCCTATGACCGCGTCCATGCGATGGACCTGATGCGCGCCGACGTCGACTACCAGATGCGCGAGACCTTCGAATCGGCGCTCGGCTTCGGCCGGGTGACGCTGGAGGCGCTCGGCCTCAGCTATGAGGAGGCCGGCTTCGTGATCGAGCATGTGCGCGACCGCGACGCGCAGCGCATGGAGATCCAGTTCAGCGAGGGCATCGCCGCCGGGATCGACAAGGTGCCGCGCGTCACGCCCGAGCCTATCGTCGCTCCGAAGAGCAAGTCGAAGCCGCTCACCAAGGAAACGCAGGACGTCATCGAGGATGGCGGCGCCGAGGTCGCGGTCGGCGGGGTCGGGGAGCCGGCCGAGTGA
- the ispH gene encoding 4-hydroxy-3-methylbut-2-enyl diphosphate reductase, whose amino-acid sequence MTAKPPLDILLCAPRGFCAGVVRAIDAVEKALALHGAPVFVRHEIVHNKYVVESLKRKGAVFVAELSEVPDATRPVIFSAHGVPKSVPAEAEARQFFAIDATCPLVTKVHREAEVHHKRGRHILLVGHAGHPEVIGTMGQLPDGAITLIETLEDVARLTPPEGRDLAYVTQTTLSVDDTREIVQGLQARFPALIAPHKEDICYATTNRQEAVKRVAPLVDGLIVVGSPNSSNSQRLREVAERAGCPVSRLVLRTNEIDWSLFGGIRRLGITAGASAPEVLVEEIIDAFAERYEVTVETVSTADESVFFPLPRELREPTPNAAE is encoded by the coding sequence GTGACCGCCAAGCCGCCGCTCGACATCCTGCTCTGTGCCCCGCGCGGCTTCTGCGCCGGCGTGGTCAGGGCGATCGACGCCGTCGAGAAGGCGCTGGCTCTGCACGGCGCACCGGTCTTCGTGCGCCACGAGATCGTGCACAACAAATACGTGGTCGAGTCGCTGAAGCGGAAGGGCGCGGTCTTCGTCGCCGAGCTCTCCGAGGTGCCCGATGCGACCCGGCCGGTGATCTTCTCGGCCCATGGCGTGCCGAAATCGGTGCCGGCGGAGGCTGAGGCACGCCAGTTCTTCGCCATCGACGCGACCTGCCCGCTGGTCACCAAGGTGCATCGCGAGGCCGAGGTCCATCACAAGCGCGGCCGGCACATCCTGCTGGTTGGCCATGCCGGCCATCCCGAGGTGATCGGCACGATGGGGCAATTGCCGGACGGCGCGATCACGCTGATCGAGACGCTCGAGGACGTCGCCCGTCTGACCCCGCCCGAAGGGCGGGACCTCGCCTATGTCACGCAGACCACGCTCTCGGTCGACGACACCCGCGAGATCGTGCAGGGCCTGCAGGCGCGTTTTCCCGCGCTGATCGCCCCGCACAAGGAAGACATCTGCTACGCCACCACCAACCGTCAGGAGGCGGTAAAGCGCGTCGCGCCGCTGGTCGACGGGCTGATCGTGGTCGGCTCGCCCAACTCCTCGAACTCGCAGCGCCTGCGCGAGGTCGCCGAGCGGGCCGGCTGCCCGGTTTCTCGCCTGGTGCTGCGCACCAACGAGATCGACTGGTCGCTCTTCGGCGGGATCCGACGCCTCGGCATCACCGCCGGCGCAAGCGCGCCCGAGGTTCTGGTCGAGGAGATCATCGACGCCTTCGCCGAGCGCTACGAGGTCACGGTCGAGACCGTCTCGACCGCCGATGAGAGCGTCTTCTTCCCGCTGCCGCGCGAATTGCGCGAGCCGACCCCGAACGCAGCAGAGTAA
- a CDS encoding homoserine kinase — MAVYTEVPDDEMAAFVARYGIGDLLSAKGIAEGVENSNYLVHTTQGFYILTLYEKRVNPADLPFFIELMQHLARRGLNCPVPVLDQSGQALGTLSGRPAAIVSFLDGLSVRRPGAGHCGEVGRALALLHRAGADFAMTRVNALSVPGWRPLAEQAGADADKVSPGLARRVMAEIAVHEAGWPKDLPGGVIHADLFPNNVFFIGEKLSGVIDFYFACTDAYAYDLAICLNSWCFEVDSSFNLTKGQAMLAGYESVRPLGEAEVAALPALCRGSALRFLLTRLVDWLNVPPGALVKPHDPLEYDRKLAFHQRVSDAREYGLRR; from the coding sequence GTGGCCGTCTATACCGAAGTGCCCGATGACGAGATGGCTGCCTTCGTGGCCCGCTACGGCATCGGCGACCTGCTCTCCGCCAAGGGCATCGCCGAGGGGGTCGAGAATTCGAACTACCTCGTCCACACGACGCAGGGCTTCTACATCCTCACCCTCTACGAGAAGCGGGTGAATCCGGCCGACCTGCCGTTCTTCATCGAGCTGATGCAACATCTCGCCAGGCGTGGGCTGAATTGCCCGGTGCCGGTGCTCGACCAGTCCGGCCAGGCGCTCGGCACGCTCTCCGGTCGCCCTGCGGCGATCGTCAGCTTCCTCGACGGGCTCTCGGTGCGCCGCCCCGGTGCCGGCCATTGCGGCGAGGTCGGGCGCGCGCTCGCTCTGCTGCACCGGGCCGGCGCGGACTTCGCGATGACACGCGTCAATGCGCTCTCGGTGCCGGGCTGGCGCCCGCTCGCCGAGCAGGCCGGGGCCGACGCCGACAAGGTCTCGCCCGGGCTGGCGCGGCGGGTCATGGCCGAGATCGCGGTGCATGAGGCCGGCTGGCCCAAAGACCTTCCGGGCGGCGTCATCCATGCCGATCTCTTCCCGAACAACGTCTTCTTCATCGGCGAGAAGCTGTCGGGCGTCATCGACTTCTATTTCGCCTGCACCGACGCCTATGCCTACGACCTCGCCATCTGCCTGAATTCCTGGTGCTTCGAGGTCGATTCCTCGTTCAACCTGACCAAGGGCCAGGCGATGCTCGCCGGCTATGAGAGCGTGCGCCCGCTGGGTGAAGCCGAGGTCGCGGCCCTGCCGGCGCTCTGCCGCGGCTCGGCACTGCGCTTCCTGCTGACAAGGCTGGTCGACTGGCTGAACGTGCCGCCGGGCGCGCTGGTCAAGCCGCATGATCCGCTCGAATACGACCGCAAGCTTGCCTTCCACCAGCGCGTCTCTGATGCACGCGAATATGGGCTGCGCCGATGA